One window from the genome of Nicotiana tomentosiformis chromosome 5, ASM39032v3, whole genome shotgun sequence encodes:
- the LOC104092393 gene encoding ubiquitin C-terminal hydrolase 12-like, protein MSLPDPPPITLKKEQEEKEQKRKEKVEDHLYTIIKVARDEDLGEQIGKEIYFDLVDHDKVRTFRIQKQMPFTQLKEEVAKELGIPVQFQRYWIWAKRQNHTYRPDRALTAHEETQSVGQLRDRNSAELKLFLDVELCLDLRPFPPPEKTKEDILLFFKFYDPLKEKIRYVGRLFVKESGKPMEILTKLNELVGFSPDEEIELFEEIKFEPKVMCEHIDSNQSFRDCEIGDGDIICFQKSLRNHVSEQYRFPEVPSFLEYVHNRQPEEHQMVVPISDSPTKIPQTIKVAPADTASTVDAQAVDDPASAQFTWTIDNFSRLNVKKLYSEVFNVGGYKWRILIFPKGNKVDCLSIYLDVADSASLPYGWSKYAQFSLAVHNQIQNKFTVRKDTQHQFNEREKDWGFTSFMLLSDLCHPEKGYIMDDTVIIEADVAVRKAN, encoded by the exons ATGTCTCTCCCCGATCCTCCTCCG ATAACACTGAAGAAAGAGCAAGAAGAAAAGGAACAAAAGAGAAAGGAGAAAGTAGAGGATCATCTCTACACAATCATCAAG GTAGCTCGTGATGAAGACCTCGGCGAACAAATCGGAAAGGAGATTTATTTTGATCTTGTGGATCATGATAAAGTGCGTACTTTTCGTATTCAGAAACAGATGCCATTTACTCAATTGAAG GAGGAAGTTGCTAAGGAATTGGGTATACCGGTGCAATTTCAACGTTACTGGATATGGGCAAAACGCCAGAACCATACGTATCGGCCTGATCGTGCATTGACAGCTCATGAGGAAACTCAATCC GTTGGTCAACTGAGAGACAGGAATAGTGCTGAGCTAAAACTGTTTCTGGACGTAGAATTATGCCTG GATTTGCGACCTTTTCCTCCACCAGAGAAGACCAAGGAAGATATCCTtctatttttcaaattttatgaCCCCCTGAAAGAGAAGATAAG GTATGTTGGACGGCTTTTTGTAAAAGAAAGTGGCAAGCCGATGGAGATATTAACAAAGCTAAATGAATTGGTTGGCTTTTCGCCTGATGAAGAAATTGAACTTTTTGAG GAAATAAAATTTGAACCCAAAGTGATGTGTGAACACATTGACAGTAACCAGAGTTTTCGTGACTGTGAG ATAGGAGATGGGGATATAATTTGCTTTCAGAAATCCCTTCGAAATCACGTCAGTGAACAATATCGCTTTCCTGAGGTTCCTTCATTTTTGGAGTACGTGCACAATCGCCAG CCAGAAGAGCACCAAATGGTTGTTCCTATTTCCGACTCTCCTACTAAGATACCTCAGACTATCAAAG TTGCACCAGCGGACACAGCAAGTACGGTGGATGCACAGGCGGTTGATGATCCGGCATCAGCCCAGTTCACATGGACTATCGATAATTTTTCAAGGTTGAATGTGAAGAAGTTGTACTCTGAAGTTTTTAATGTAGGAGGATATAAATG GAGGATATTGATATTCCCAAAAGGGAACAAGGTAGACTGTTTATCAATCTACTTAGATGTGGCAGATTCTGCAAGCTTGCCTTACGGGTGGAGTAAATATGCTCAGTTTAGCTTAGCTGTTCACAATCAAATTCAGAACAAGTTCACAGTGAGAAAAG ATACTCAACACCAGTTTAATGAAAGAGAGAAGGACTGGGGTTTCACATCATTCATGCTTCTTAGTGATCTATGTCATCCTGAAAAAGGTTATATTATGGATGATACTGTCATAATTGAAGCTGATGTTGCTGTGCGCAAAGCCAATTGA